One part of the Neodiprion virginianus isolate iyNeoVirg1 chromosome 3, iyNeoVirg1.1, whole genome shotgun sequence genome encodes these proteins:
- the LOC124300845 gene encoding uncharacterized protein LOC124300845 — translation MEGPISALFLLGFCVGITGVLAVQNAPTSHSLESEKLVLSASSYPNREKTLNNLVHDASLSRLQRTNPALELASSENVENTEGERFHTLSRNALPEESIDLLTASKHVNHIDGNNIEIKPGDYFRSIAPTRSEIGSGEERGAPMREDLRSEPLHQRQAFGRQNPQQRYTRPIFQQRQSRQEMPRIYSEHAPPPVLQTALPGHGKQRQANPDIQDIITGIVKLLNGNVNVAANTARPLRPIQATRINNRGPPRISDVPPLPPDFDTPGMNPPPLPDHPYPFEKPPAVDRPSVNQLPPERPVRPLPDHVGSQGNRPGIESLWNRPMRPGVNRRPIPPYKPMPPLDKNQPPSFEKRPEKVEKPQTTESNFKGDSNVTVDNQSNRPTLTAQTVNQQKRDPVNEGSKPPEADPKPNVKPESIRPSNEGTSKKPQKYQPPMKNEEIIPQNTLVLGSDPLSYPIPNSDGIVGEKKNDSAKNSVTRVISSAPEPIRPSRPTKEKNSEASETSSSGTAYAKVESVSPSGQLMSTFEKTLAVETSSSVKVIEPTPTTSEIQPTVVPLKNDDDPPPSIDFPKLEPSKVDATESKVDASTPTDNLPPLTPQTSTKAEIGPSSITSSSNSPAPTNYYPYRPRPGIVIDDTLDYTGSQGAAGHRPYSATRYPQIGDIFDVTVSAVQGPGGSGDSVRVSINPGSPDVIVTSAVEGQGFVSIDGKRTYLNLFDGASEATSAISQSSTSVAQPQPSRTQFPAAITGTGYAVAQPDVPAVTTRPGTSARRPYPRRPAQPPVRIDTCIVGDSSTCDGSQHEACATVQGVSACHCKPGYARLQHSLPCKKTVSIVVSMRVDRIYDRKVVWDNGLADKESEAYETLAYEANRAVESAMSMTPFSDEYMGSSVNGIYQGDVSQGQGGVFVNTTLKLTLEPRTARPALAGELQKHLLGVIHRRNNNIGNSALYVDSPPGSVSNLQDLDECASSELNDCHASAVCTNTWGGFTCACQPGLKDPHKSEASEAGRVCLSCPTTHCNNRGLCSYVQHGDEMQCACTGNYYGSQCEIDGEVLGVAIGASVAALVIIVLTLVCLVMWSRRWSREQKAVGSPVYGYMQGGMPGTLPGTLARVGSVGTLASAKQGPPTGLPPYMWAHIADHMATANLYAAEPMGSTRPSSAMFGYPTLSMHGTLPPVPLPRLQAPPRPRHRHQPEPDSSDSEPQDRDRADLIPQNGGFHVPRPKSRSSVANQSGIYYDVEYDQGDSQHLSKNNIPMSTYSMARPYYRT, via the exons ATGGAAGGGCCGATCTCCGCGCTGTTTCTGCTGGGCTTCTGCGTCGGGATCACAG gAGTCCTTGCAGTCCAGAATGCACCGACATCCCATTCCCTAGAAAGCGAGAAGCTAGTTTTGAGCGCAAGCTCGTACCCGAACAGGGAAAAAACGCTCAACAACTTGGTTCACGATGCGTCCCTATCTAGACTGCAGAGGACGAATCCAGCCCTGGAGCTTGCGAGCTCTGAGAACGTGGAGAACACGGAAGGTGAACGTTTTCATACACTCTCCAGGAACGCTTTACCCGAGGAATCTATCGATCTGTTGACTGCCTCGAAGCACGTGAATCACATCGATGGAAATAACATTGAGATAAAGCCGGGCGACTACTTCAG AAGCATCGCTCCAACTCGAAGCGAAATCGGGTCGGGGGAAGAGCGAGGGGCTCCGATGAGGGAAGACCTCAGGTCGGAGCCCCTGCATCAGCGGCAGGCGTTTGGACGGCAGAACCCACAGCAACGATATACAAGGCCAATTTTCCAACAAAGACAAAGTCGGCAAGAGATGCCGAGGATCTATAGCGAGCACGCGCCACCTCCGGTTCTCCAAACGGCTCTGCCGGGCCACGGGAAACAGAGACAGGCTAATCCTGATATCCAAGATATCATAACGGGGATAGTAAAGCTGCTGAACGGGAACGTGAACGTCGCCGCAAACACCGCGAGGCCGTTGAGGCCGATCCAGGCCACCAG AATCAACAACAGAGGACCACCGAGAATATCGGACGTTCCTCCTCTTCCACCGGACTTCGATACTCCCGGTATGAACCCTCCGCCTCTTCCCGACCATCCCTATCCGTTCGAAAAACCACCGGCGGTCGATCGTCCTTCCGTGAACCAGTTGCCGCCGGAAAGACCGGTTCGACCCTTGCCGGATCACGTTGGTAGCCAAGGAAATCGACCGGGGATCGAGAGCCTCTGGAATCGACCGATGAGACCAG GAGTAAACAGGCGACCGATACCGCCGTACAAGCCGATGCCTCCGTTGGACAAAAATCAGCCACCCAGTTTCGAGAAGCGGCCGGAGAAAGTGGAGAAGCCGCAAACCACGGAGAGCAATTTCAAGGGGGACTCGAACGTGACGGTGGATAATCAGAGCAACAGGCCAACTCTGACGGCTCAGACGGTGAACCAGCAGAAGAGAGACCCCGTGAACGAGGGGAGTAAACCGCCTGAGGCGGATCCGAAACCGAATGTAAAGCCGGAGTCGATTCGACCGAGTAACGAGGGCACCTCGAAGAAACCGCAAAAATATCAACCACCGATGAAGAACGAAGAAATAATACCGCAGAACACTTTGGTCCTTGGTTCAGACCCGCTTTCGTATCCCATACCGAATTCCGACGGGATCGTCGGTGAGAAGAAGAACGATTCCGCGAAGAATTCGGTAACCCGGGTGATTTCCTCGGCGCCGGAACCGATCAGGCCGTCGAGACCGACGAAGGAGAAGAACTCCGAAGCCTCCGAGACGAGCAGCAGCGGCACTGCGTATGCGAAGGTGGAGTCGGTCTCACCTTCGGGGCAATTAATGTCGACCTTCGAAAAGACCCTGGCCGTGGAGACGAGCTCATCGGTAAAAGTGATCGAGCCGACGCCGACGACGAGCGAGATCCAGCCGACGGTTGTACCGCTTAAAAACGACGACGACCCTCCCCCAAGCATCGACTTCCCGAAGCTCGAACCCAGCAAGGTCGACGCGACCGAGTCCAAGGTCGACGCGTCGACGCCGACCGATAACCTCCCGCCCTTGACCCCTCAGACGAGCACCAAGGCGGAAATTGGCCCCTCCTCGATCACCTCGTCTTCGAACAGTCCGGCACCGACGAACTACTACCCGTACCGACCACGCCCAGGAATAGTGATCGACGACACCCTGGACTACACCGGAAGCCAAGGAGCGGCGGGTCACCGGCCTTATTCCGCGACGCGGTATCCCCAGATCGGCGACATCTTCGATGTGACGGTGTCGGCCGTGCAGGGACCGGGTGGTTCCGGGGACAGCGTTAGGGTCTCTATAAACCCCGGTAGTCCCGACGTCATCGTGACGTCGGCGGTCGAGGGCCAGGGCTTCGTCAGTATAGACGGAAAGCGGACGTACTTGAATCTCTTCGACGGTGCGAGCGAGGCGACGTCCGCGATCAGCCAATCCTCGACGAGCGTCGCGCAACCGCAACCTAGCCGAACCCAATTCCCAGCTGCCATAACCGGGACCGGATACGCGGTCGCCCAGCCGGATGTACCAGCCGTGACAACGCGGCCCGGAACCTCGGCGAGGAGACCCTATCCAAGACGGCCCGCGCAGCCTCCGGTCAGGATCGACACCTGCATAGTCGGTGACTCGAGCACGTGCGACGGGAGTCAGCACGAGGCCTGCGCCACGGTCCAGGGTGTCTCGGCCTGCCACTGCAAGCCGGGATACGCGAGGCTGCAGCACTCCTTGCCGTGCAAGAAGACCGTCAGTATAGTGGTGTCGATGAGGGTCGACAGGATATACGACAGGAAGGTCGTGTGGGACAACGGACTCGCCGACAAGGAGTCCGAGGCCTACGAGACCCTCGCCTACGAGGCCAATCGGGCCGTCGAATCGGCCATGTCGATGACCCCCTTCTCCGACGAGTACATGGGCTCCTCGGTTAACGGGATTTACCAGGGCGACGTGAGCCAAGGACAGGGCGGCGTCTTCGTGAACACGACGTTGAAGCTCACCCTCGAGCCGAGGACCGCGAGGCCCGCCCTTGCCGGGGAACTGCAGAAGCACCTCCTGGGGGTGATCCACAGGCGTAACAACAACATAGGTAACAGCGCGCTGTACGTGGACAGTCCACCGGGCTCGGTGTCGAACCTTCAGGACCTCGACGAGTGCGCATCCTCGGAATTGAACGACTGTCACGCGTCGGCTGTATGCACCAACACCTGGGGCGGTTTCACCTGCGCCTGTCAACCCGGCCTCAAGGATCCCCACAAGTCCGAGGCCAGCGAGGCTGGCAGGGTCTGCCTCTCCTGTCCAACGACCCACTGCAACAACAGAGGACTTTGCTCCTACGTCCAGCATGGTGATGAAATGCAGTGCGCCTGCACCGGGAACTACTACGGGTCCCAGTGCGAGATCGACGGCGAGGTTCTTGGCGTCGCTATCGGGGCCTCGGTCGCCGCTCTGGTGATCATTGTCCTGACCCTGGTCTGCTTGGTCATGTGGAGTCGGCGATGGTCCCGCGAACAGAAGGCCGTCGGATCACCGGTTTACGGGTACATGCAGGGCGGTATGCCTGGGACTTTACCCGGCACCCTGGCCAGGGTCGGTTCCGTCGGGACTCTGGCCTCCGCTAAACAGGGACCGCCGACCGGACTGCCTCCCTACATGTGGGCCCACATAGCCGACCACATGGCCACCGCCAACCTCTACGCCGCAGAGCCGATGGGCTCCACCAGGCCCAGTTCGGCCATGTTCGGCTATCCCACCCTCAGCATGCACGGCACTCTGCCGCCGGTCCCACTGCCCAGACTTCAGGCCCCTCCCAGGCCCCGACATCGTCATCAACCTGAGCCCGACAGTTCCGACTCTGAACCCCAAGACCGGGACAGAGCCGATCTGATACCTCAGAATGGAGGGTTTCACGTACCTAGACCGAAGTCCAGATCCTCCGTGGCG AATCAAAGCGGGATCTATTACGACGTCGAGTACGATCAAGGTGATTCGCAGCATTTGTCGAAAAACAACATACCAATGTCCACCTACAGTATGGCTAGACCGTATTACAGAACTTAG